From Pseudomonadota bacterium, a single genomic window includes:
- a CDS encoding glycine--tRNA ligase — protein MSSAPLDTIISLCKRRGFIVQSSEIYGGLGAVYDYGPLGVELKRNVRERWWQAMTRGHDNIEGLDAAILMHPTVWKASGHVDAFNDPLIDDKVSKARYRADQLIEEYIAALRHKGQSERAEAVHQRFVAALHDAEPCAALHRLILDEQIRSPSSGSCDWTEVRQFNLMFSTRVGAVGADATEIFLRPETAQGIFVNFNYVREVARQSIPFGIAQVGKAFRNEIVARQFVFRMREFEQMELQYFLKPGTHMAAYERWRDERRQWHIDNGVRPQRLRFHVHEKLAHYADAAVDVQYEFPMGWQEIEGIHSRTDFDLRNHAKYSGKKLEYFDPETKESYIPYVVETSAGLDRTILMLLCEAYREEQVEGEERVVLALSPRLAPLTVGIFPLVKKEGMPEIAQRINQALRERYHCSYDDKGAIGRRYRRMDEVGTPFCLTVDGQTLTDGTVTVRERDSMRQQRVAQDQLPAFLDDQLRAWQPPA, from the coding sequence ATGAGCAGCGCCCCCTTAGACACCATCATCTCGCTCTGCAAGCGGCGGGGCTTCATTGTCCAGTCCTCGGAGATCTACGGCGGGCTGGGCGCCGTCTACGACTACGGGCCGCTGGGTGTCGAACTGAAGCGCAATGTGCGCGAGCGCTGGTGGCAGGCGATGACGCGCGGCCACGACAACATCGAGGGGCTCGACGCGGCGATCCTGATGCACCCGACGGTCTGGAAGGCGTCGGGGCACGTCGACGCCTTCAACGATCCGCTGATCGACGACAAGGTCTCCAAGGCGCGTTACCGCGCCGACCAGCTGATCGAGGAGTACATCGCGGCGCTGCGCCACAAGGGGCAGAGCGAGCGCGCCGAGGCCGTGCATCAGCGCTTCGTCGCCGCCTTGCACGACGCGGAGCCCTGCGCCGCGCTGCACCGGTTGATCCTCGACGAGCAGATCCGCTCACCGTCCTCCGGCAGCTGTGACTGGACCGAGGTCCGTCAGTTCAATCTGATGTTCTCGACGCGGGTGGGCGCCGTCGGCGCCGACGCCACCGAGATCTTCCTGCGCCCGGAGACGGCGCAGGGCATCTTCGTCAACTTCAACTACGTGCGCGAGGTCGCGCGCCAGAGCATCCCCTTCGGTATCGCGCAGGTCGGCAAGGCCTTCCGCAACGAGATCGTCGCCCGTCAGTTCGTCTTTCGCATGCGCGAGTTCGAGCAGATGGAGCTGCAGTACTTCCTCAAGCCCGGGACGCATATGGCGGCCTACGAGCGCTGGCGCGACGAGCGGCGGCAGTGGCATATCGACAACGGCGTCCGCCCGCAGCGGCTGCGCTTCCACGTCCACGAGAAGCTCGCGCATTACGCGGACGCCGCGGTCGACGTCCAATACGAGTTCCCCATGGGATGGCAGGAGATCGAAGGCATCCACTCGCGGACCGACTTCGACCTGCGCAATCACGCGAAGTACTCGGGCAAGAAGCTCGAGTACTTCGACCCCGAGACCAAGGAGAGCTACATCCCCTATGTCGTCGAGACCTCCGCCGGCCTCGACCGCACGATCCTGATGCTGCTCTGCGAGGCCTATCGCGAGGAGCAGGTCGAGGGCGAAGAGCGCGTGGTGCTCGCCCTCAGCCCGCGGCTGGCGCCCCTCACGGTCGGGATCTTCCCGCTCGTCAAGAAGGAGGGCATGCCCGAGATCGCCCAGCGCATCAACCAGGCGCTGCGCGAGCGCTACCACTGCTCCTATGACGACAAGGGCGCGATCGGTCGCCGCTACCGCCGCATGGACGAGGTCGGCACGCCCTTCTGCTTGACGGTCGACGGGCAGACCCTGACCGACGGCACGGTCACGGTTCGCGAGCGCGACTCGATGCGGCAGCAGAGGGTCGCCCAGGATCAGCTGCCAGCCTTCCTCGACGACCAGCTGCGCGCCTGGCAGCCGCCCGCTTGA
- a CDS encoding isoleucine--tRNA ligase, whose translation MTRDDSPPTEPTPGASAQPPTPAVRIAPGSGHRKVEAWFDLPALEREVLTLWRESDAFGQLVVQQRGRPPYSFLDGPITANNPMGVHHAWGRTLKDVYQRYWAMNGRRLRYQNGFDCQGLWVEIEVEKEHGLSSKHDVEAFGVARFVEACQARVRKYSAVQTEQSIRLGMWMDWEQSYFTMSEDNNFAIWSFLKRCHARGKIYRGSDVMPWSGRSGSAYSQMEVIEGRKLVAHTALFVRFPLRDRPGENLLIWTTTPWTLTCNVAAAVNAELDYAKLRDQRSGELYYCAAENLTFARLDRQFREQKEWVAGVPKLKTLAQLFNERGGYTLEGTVKGAELVGLAYDGPFDELPAQSLAGGFPFAARGVTQSAREAHRVIDGGRDSHGQPVVVAGEGTGIVHTAPGCGDVDHALGKQLCLPMLAPLDEAACFLEGFGWLTGKHATAAETVEWIVEDLRRKGLLLATERYPHVYPHCWRTGDELVFRLVDEWYIDMGWRDEIKAVVEQVKWVPSWGRERELEWLSNMRDWMISKKRFWGLALPIWVCEQCQRFEVIGGREELKQRAIAGWDAFEGHTPHRPWIDGVKIACPHCGGTAQRVADVGNPWLDAGIVPYSTLGYDRDRDYWREWFPADLVLESFPGQFRNWFYAMLAMSAMIEGVAPFRTLLGHALMRDEHGEEMHKSKGNAIWFDEAADQAGAEAMRWLFAQHEPTANLNFGYGALREVRGGFLNTLWNTYGFYVNYARLEAEPATVEAIAFAALPDFDRWILSELQTTITSCRLALEAYDHRTAARAIAAFVDDLSGWYIRHNRRRFWKSDDRADLRAALQTLGECLRGVTGLVAPLLPFLSEAIYQNLVRAIDEDAPASIHHTAYPTADATRVDQPLTDAMRAIKRLNSLALAAREAKKLKVRQPLALLRIGPKDAGEQQAAERFAAMLRDDLNVKRVEILAPGSPSPLLYRIKPNFKLLGSRLGPKMKAVAAAIAADAERLIAAWRAGSESLELVVGGERVELARAEVELQTEAPPELSVLEEHGSWVAFETTISEALRREGLMRDLLRRLQLLRKESGLEIEDRIHLRWNASGPELTAVLREWSGFLAAELLCLSLQHDPLLTEGAAEPAAAGAAIEAAIEAGGERVCFSVTKAATTTLTA comes from the coding sequence ATGACCCGAGACGACAGCCCCCCGACAGAACCGACCCCCGGCGCCAGCGCGCAGCCGCCGACCCCAGCCGTACGCATCGCGCCCGGCTCCGGCCACCGCAAGGTCGAGGCCTGGTTCGATCTGCCCGCGCTCGAGCGCGAGGTCTTGACGCTCTGGCGCGAGTCCGACGCCTTTGGTCAGCTCGTCGTGCAGCAGCGCGGCCGACCGCCCTACTCCTTCCTCGACGGCCCGATCACCGCGAATAACCCGATGGGCGTGCACCACGCCTGGGGCCGCACGCTGAAGGACGTCTACCAGCGCTACTGGGCGATGAACGGGCGTCGCCTGCGCTACCAGAACGGCTTCGACTGCCAGGGCCTCTGGGTCGAGATCGAGGTCGAGAAGGAGCATGGCCTGAGCTCGAAGCATGACGTCGAGGCCTTCGGCGTCGCGCGCTTCGTCGAGGCCTGCCAGGCCCGCGTGCGCAAGTACTCGGCGGTCCAGACCGAGCAGTCGATTCGCCTCGGCATGTGGATGGACTGGGAGCAGTCCTACTTCACGATGTCGGAGGACAACAACTTCGCGATCTGGTCGTTTCTCAAGCGCTGCCACGCCCGCGGCAAGATCTATCGCGGCAGCGACGTGATGCCGTGGTCGGGTCGCTCGGGTTCGGCCTACTCGCAGATGGAGGTGATCGAGGGGCGCAAGCTCGTGGCGCATACGGCGCTCTTCGTCCGCTTTCCGCTGCGCGACCGCCCGGGCGAGAACCTGCTGATCTGGACCACGACGCCCTGGACGCTGACCTGCAACGTCGCCGCCGCGGTCAACGCCGAGCTGGACTACGCCAAGCTGCGCGATCAGCGTAGCGGCGAGCTCTACTACTGCGCCGCCGAGAACCTGACCTTCGCCCGCCTCGACCGGCAGTTCCGCGAGCAGAAGGAGTGGGTCGCCGGCGTCCCCAAGCTGAAGACCCTCGCGCAGCTCTTCAACGAGCGCGGCGGCTACACGCTCGAGGGCACGGTAAAGGGGGCCGAGCTGGTCGGCCTGGCCTACGACGGCCCCTTCGACGAGCTGCCGGCGCAGAGCCTGGCGGGGGGCTTCCCCTTCGCCGCCCGGGGCGTGACGCAGAGCGCGCGCGAGGCGCATCGCGTGATCGACGGCGGTCGGGACTCGCACGGCCAGCCGGTCGTCGTCGCCGGCGAGGGCACGGGGATCGTCCACACCGCGCCGGGTTGCGGTGACGTCGACCACGCGCTGGGCAAGCAGCTGTGCCTGCCGATGTTGGCGCCGCTCGACGAGGCCGCCTGCTTCCTCGAGGGCTTCGGCTGGCTCACCGGCAAGCATGCGACGGCGGCCGAGACGGTCGAGTGGATCGTCGAGGACCTGCGGCGCAAGGGCCTGTTGCTCGCCACGGAGCGCTACCCCCATGTCTATCCGCATTGCTGGCGCACGGGTGATGAGCTGGTCTTTCGCCTCGTCGACGAGTGGTACATCGACATGGGCTGGCGCGACGAGATCAAGGCCGTCGTCGAGCAGGTGAAGTGGGTGCCGAGTTGGGGCCGCGAGCGGGAGCTCGAGTGGCTCTCGAACATGCGCGACTGGATGATCTCGAAGAAGCGCTTCTGGGGCCTCGCGCTGCCGATCTGGGTCTGCGAGCAGTGCCAGCGCTTCGAGGTGATCGGCGGGCGTGAGGAGTTGAAGCAGCGCGCCATCGCCGGCTGGGACGCGTTCGAGGGTCACACGCCGCACCGGCCCTGGATCGACGGCGTCAAGATCGCCTGCCCGCATTGCGGGGGCACGGCGCAGCGCGTGGCGGACGTCGGCAACCCCTGGCTCGACGCCGGGATCGTGCCCTACTCGACCCTGGGCTACGACCGCGACCGCGACTACTGGCGCGAGTGGTTTCCTGCCGACCTGGTCCTCGAGTCGTTCCCGGGCCAGTTTCGCAACTGGTTCTACGCGATGCTGGCGATGAGCGCGATGATCGAGGGCGTGGCCCCCTTCCGCACCCTGCTCGGCCACGCGCTGATGCGCGACGAGCACGGCGAGGAGATGCATAAGTCGAAGGGCAACGCGATCTGGTTCGACGAGGCGGCCGACCAGGCTGGCGCCGAGGCGATGCGCTGGCTCTTCGCCCAGCACGAGCCGACGGCCAACCTCAACTTCGGCTACGGCGCCTTGCGCGAGGTGCGCGGCGGCTTCCTCAACACGCTGTGGAACACCTACGGCTTCTACGTCAACTACGCGCGCCTCGAGGCCGAACCGGCCACCGTCGAGGCGATCGCCTTCGCTGCGCTGCCGGATTTCGATCGCTGGATCTTGAGCGAGCTGCAAACGACGATCACGAGCTGCCGCCTGGCCCTCGAGGCCTACGATCATCGCACTGCGGCGCGCGCGATCGCCGCCTTCGTCGACGACCTCTCGGGCTGGTACATTCGCCACAACCGCCGCCGCTTCTGGAAGTCGGACGACCGGGCGGACCTGCGCGCGGCGCTGCAGACGCTCGGCGAGTGCCTGCGCGGCGTCACCGGCCTGGTGGCCCCGCTGCTGCCCTTCCTGAGCGAGGCGATCTACCAGAACCTCGTGCGCGCCATCGACGAGGACGCCCCCGCCAGCATCCACCACACCGCCTACCCGACAGCCGATGCGACCCGCGTGGACCAGCCGCTGACCGACGCGATGCGGGCGATCAAGCGCCTCAACAGCCTGGCGCTGGCCGCGCGCGAGGCGAAGAAGCTCAAGGTGCGGCAGCCCCTGGCGCTGCTGCGCATCGGCCCCAAGGACGCGGGTGAGCAGCAGGCCGCCGAACGCTTCGCGGCGATGCTGCGCGACGATCTCAACGTCAAGCGGGTCGAGATCCTGGCGCCCGGCAGTCCGAGCCCCCTGCTCTACCGCATCAAGCCGAACTTCAAGCTGCTGGGCAGCCGGCTCGGCCCGAAGATGAAGGCGGTGGCGGCGGCGATCGCGGCCGACGCGGAGCGCCTGATCGCCGCCTGGCGCGCTGGGAGCGAGAGCCTCGAGCTCGTGGTCGGTGGCGAGCGCGTCGAGCTGGCTCGCGCCGAGGTCGAGCTGCAGACCGAGGCCCCGCCGGAGCTGAGCGTGCTCGAGGAGCACGGCAGCTGGGTCGCCTTCGAGACGACGATCAGCGAGGCGCTGCGACGCGAGGGCCTGATGCGTGACCTGCTGCGACGCCTCCAGCTGCTGCGCAAGGAGAGCGGCCTCGAGATCGAGGACCGGATCCACCTGCGCTGGAACGCGAGCGGGCCCGAGCTGACGGCCGTGTTGAGGGAGTGGAGCGGCTTTCTCGCCGCCGAGCTACTATGCCTCAGCCTGCAGCACGATCCGCTGCTCACCGAGGGTGCCGCCGAGCCGGCGGCCGCGGGCGCCGCGATCGAGGCCGCGATCGAGGCGGGCGGCGAGCGGGTCTGTTTCAGCGTGACCAAGGCCGCCACGACCACGCTCACCGCTTGA